The following coding sequences lie in one Mus musculus strain C57BL/6J chromosome 11, GRCm38.p6 C57BL/6J genomic window:
- the Mxra7 gene encoding matrix-remodeling-associated protein 7 isoform X2, which translates to MESPVELLAALPALVTALALLLAWLLLRRGAARVPAPESTASDEAPGAPAPPEPPESCAPEPAPEGPSQSERVAEPEESEAEEPAAEGRQDEDSDSEMGPPTEEPEEEDGAAFSFKYSPGQLRGSQYKKMMTKEELEEEHRTEE; encoded by the exons ATGGAGTCGCCGGTCGAGCTGCTGGCCGCGCTACCCGCGCTGGTCACGGCGCTGGCGCTGCTGCTCGCCTGGCTGCTGCTGCGGCGTGGGGCGGCCCGGGTCCCGGCCCCGGAGAGCACCGCCTCGGACGAGGCCCCCGGGGCTCCTGCGCCGCCTGAACCTCCAGAGTCTTGCGCCCCGGAGCCTGCACCGGAGGGACCGAGCCAGTCCGAGCGCGTGGCGGAGCCGGAGGAGTCCGAGGCGGAGGAGCCAGCGGCCGAGGGGAGGCAG GATGAAGACTCAGACAgtgagatggggccacccactgaAGAACCTGAGGAAGAAGACG GAGCAGCCTTCTCCTTTAAATACAGCCCTGGGCAGCTGAGGGGAAGCCAGTACAAGAAGATGATGACCAAAGAAGAACTGGAGGAGGAACACAG AACTGAAGAATAA
- the Mxra7 gene encoding matrix-remodeling-associated protein 7 isoform 1 precursor (isoform 1 precursor is encoded by transcript variant 1) has protein sequence MESPVELLAALPALVTALALLLAWLLLRRGAARVPAPESTASDEAPGAPAPPEPPESCAPEPAPEGPSQSERVAEPEESEAEEPAAEGRQDEDSDSEMGPPTEEPEEEDGAAFSFKYSPGQLRGSQYKKMMTKEELEEEHRVQKEQLAAIFKLMKDNKDTFGEMSDGDMQEQLRLYDM, from the exons ATGGAGTCGCCGGTCGAGCTGCTGGCCGCGCTACCCGCGCTGGTCACGGCGCTGGCGCTGCTGCTCGCCTGGCTGCTGCTGCGGCGTGGGGCGGCCCGGGTCCCGGCCCCGGAGAGCACCGCCTCGGACGAGGCCCCCGGGGCTCCTGCGCCGCCTGAACCTCCAGAGTCTTGCGCCCCGGAGCCTGCACCGGAGGGACCGAGCCAGTCCGAGCGCGTGGCGGAGCCGGAGGAGTCCGAGGCGGAGGAGCCAGCGGCCGAGGGGAGGCAG GATGAAGACTCAGACAgtgagatggggccacccactgaAGAACCTGAGGAAGAAGACG GAGCAGCCTTCTCCTTTAAATACAGCCCTGGGCAGCTGAGGGGAAGCCAGTACAAGAAGATGATGACCAAAGAAGAACTGGAGGAGGAACACAG agttcagaaagaacagcTGGCTGCCATCTTCAAGCTCATGAAGGACAACAAGGACACCTTTGGCGAGATGTCAGACGGGGACATGCAGGAGCAACTCCGACTCTATGACATGTAG
- the Mxra7 gene encoding matrix-remodeling-associated protein 7 isoform 2 precursor (isoform 2 precursor is encoded by transcript variant 2), which translates to MESPVELLAALPALVTALALLLAWLLLRRGAARVPAPESTASDEAPGAPAPPEPPESCAPEPAPEGPSQSERVAEPEESEAEEPAAEGRQDEDSDSEMGPPTEEPEEEDGAAFSFKYSPGQLRGSQYKKMMTKEELEEEHRIELTSDLTSL; encoded by the exons ATGGAGTCGCCGGTCGAGCTGCTGGCCGCGCTACCCGCGCTGGTCACGGCGCTGGCGCTGCTGCTCGCCTGGCTGCTGCTGCGGCGTGGGGCGGCCCGGGTCCCGGCCCCGGAGAGCACCGCCTCGGACGAGGCCCCCGGGGCTCCTGCGCCGCCTGAACCTCCAGAGTCTTGCGCCCCGGAGCCTGCACCGGAGGGACCGAGCCAGTCCGAGCGCGTGGCGGAGCCGGAGGAGTCCGAGGCGGAGGAGCCAGCGGCCGAGGGGAGGCAG GATGAAGACTCAGACAgtgagatggggccacccactgaAGAACCTGAGGAAGAAGACG GAGCAGCCTTCTCCTTTAAATACAGCCCTGGGCAGCTGAGGGGAAGCCAGTACAAGAAGATGATGACCAAAGAAGAACTGGAGGAGGAACACAG GATtgagctgacctctgacctcacctCCCTGTAG